One stretch of Streptomyces zhihengii DNA includes these proteins:
- a CDS encoding MFS transporter produces the protein MRHRYCGRLLFASVIGRLALGMMPVALILAAKADGHSLATASLLAALYGLSPALGLPLLGRLADHRGLTPPICLGAAVVATALGILALAGTTHIPLAAACVLLAGAACPPLEGGLRSLWPTVLPDDTHVRAAYTLDSSAQQIVYVTGPALTIALASWLSPAAAIALAAAATLAGSLAFATVRPTRTWRAAPRTPDPLGALRPPAMRPLLAALVFLGATVGALDVAGIAAAETHDAPWLAGALPAVFSTAGVIGGALFLRFQPANAPRPRHLAQLAALYALCWLPLLAPLPAPLLLVAALLPGALFVPVLTVASITLTTLAPPGTSTEAVGWLSSAMRLGLAAGTALAGPLGGEFTVPLVAAALCTLTLATRITPRRAPATT, from the coding sequence GTGCGGCACCGATACTGCGGCCGCCTGCTGTTCGCCTCCGTGATCGGCCGCCTGGCCCTGGGCATGATGCCCGTCGCCCTCATCCTCGCCGCGAAGGCCGACGGCCACTCCCTGGCCACCGCCAGCCTTCTGGCCGCTCTCTACGGCCTGTCCCCGGCACTCGGCCTGCCGCTGCTGGGCCGCCTGGCCGATCACCGCGGCCTGACCCCACCCATCTGCCTCGGAGCGGCCGTCGTCGCCACCGCTCTGGGCATCCTTGCCCTCGCGGGAACGACCCACATCCCCCTGGCCGCTGCGTGCGTCCTGCTGGCCGGCGCCGCCTGCCCACCTCTCGAAGGCGGCCTGCGCTCCCTCTGGCCGACCGTACTGCCCGACGACACACACGTCCGCGCCGCCTACACCCTGGACTCTTCAGCGCAGCAGATCGTCTACGTCACCGGCCCCGCCCTCACCATCGCCCTCGCCAGCTGGCTTTCCCCGGCCGCCGCCATCGCCCTGGCTGCCGCAGCCACCCTCGCCGGATCCCTCGCCTTCGCCACCGTCCGCCCCACCCGCACCTGGCGCGCCGCGCCCCGCACACCCGACCCGCTCGGCGCACTGCGACCACCCGCCATGCGCCCGCTGCTCGCCGCGCTGGTCTTCCTCGGCGCCACCGTCGGCGCGCTCGACGTCGCCGGAATCGCCGCCGCCGAGACACACGACGCTCCCTGGTTGGCAGGCGCCCTGCCCGCGGTCTTCTCCACCGCCGGAGTCATCGGGGGTGCACTGTTCCTTCGCTTCCAGCCGGCCAACGCGCCCCGTCCCCGCCACCTTGCCCAACTCGCTGCCCTGTACGCGCTGTGCTGGCTCCCGCTGCTCGCCCCGCTGCCCGCCCCCTTGCTTCTGGTGGCCGCACTGCTGCCCGGAGCCCTGTTCGTACCGGTCCTCACCGTCGCCAGCATCACGCTCACCACGTTGGCTCCCCCCGGCACCTCCACGGAAGCGGTGGGCTGGCTCTCCAGCGCCATGCGCCTGGGCCTGGCCGCGGGAACCGCGCTCGCCGGCCCCCTCGGAGGCGAATTCACCGTCCCCCTTGTGGCGGCCGCGCTGTGCACGCTGACGCTCGCCACCCGCATCACCCCACGCCGCGCACCCGCCACTACCTGA